The proteins below are encoded in one region of Brevundimonas fontaquae:
- a CDS encoding acetyl-CoA carboxylase biotin carboxylase subunit, with protein MFSKILIANRGEIAVRIIKTCRKMGIKTVQVYSEADAGSLAVEMADEAVLIGPAPAAQSYLLADKIVEAVRQTGAQAVHPGFGFLSENAGFARRLRDEGIAFIGPNPEAIEAMGDKISSKKLAAEAGVSTVPGHMGLIETPDEAVRIANEIGYPIMIKASAGGGGKGIRVAHSDADMAEGFAAVKAEALNAFGDDRVFLEKFIIDPRHIEIQVLGDKHGHVVHLFERECSIQRRNQKVIEEAPSPLLDEATRAAMGAQAVALAQAVNYDSAGTVEFVAGQDKSFYFLEMNTRLQVEHPVTELITGVDLVEQMIRSAWGETLAFEQKDLKIDGWAIESRIYAEDPYRGFLPSIGRLVRYEQPEEGDQGDYTVRNDSGVREGDEISMFYDPMIAKLCAWGETREAAVEGMARALEDTHLSGLGHNVPFLAAVMDQDRFKSGNLSTSYIKDEFPDGFNGLRPTQDQERVLIASALAMHEVIAEQDGDPSERTDWIVMIDKTPHGVGLSYDEDEEMILTLTGGGDIRLSDIDWRPGLAQFKAELDGEAFTAEVKRIADGFDIRHRAAKARVRVLRPHVAELYARLPEKVAADTSKMVLSPMPGLVVSIPVVVGQEVKTGETVAIIEAMKMQNILKAERDGVVKAVGAKDGDPVAADDVLVEFG; from the coding sequence ATGTTCTCCAAAATTCTCATCGCCAACCGGGGCGAGATCGCGGTTCGGATCATCAAGACCTGCCGCAAGATGGGCATCAAGACCGTGCAGGTCTATTCGGAGGCCGACGCCGGGTCGCTGGCGGTCGAGATGGCCGACGAGGCGGTGCTGATCGGGCCGGCGCCGGCGGCGCAGTCGTATCTGCTGGCGGACAAGATCGTCGAGGCGGTGCGCCAGACGGGCGCGCAGGCCGTGCATCCGGGCTTTGGCTTCCTGAGCGAGAACGCCGGGTTCGCGCGGCGGCTGCGGGACGAGGGGATCGCCTTCATCGGCCCAAACCCCGAGGCCATCGAGGCCATGGGCGACAAGATCAGTTCCAAGAAGCTGGCGGCCGAGGCGGGGGTTTCGACCGTGCCGGGCCATATGGGCCTGATCGAGACGCCGGACGAGGCGGTCAGGATCGCCAACGAGATCGGCTATCCGATCATGATCAAGGCCTCAGCCGGCGGCGGCGGCAAGGGCATTCGCGTGGCCCATTCGGACGCCGACATGGCCGAGGGGTTCGCGGCGGTGAAGGCCGAGGCGCTGAACGCGTTCGGCGACGACCGGGTCTTCCTGGAGAAGTTCATCATCGATCCGCGCCACATCGAGATTCAGGTGCTGGGCGACAAGCACGGACATGTGGTCCATCTGTTCGAGCGGGAATGTTCGATCCAGCGCCGCAACCAGAAGGTCATCGAGGAGGCGCCCAGCCCCTTGCTGGACGAGGCCACCCGAGCGGCCATGGGGGCGCAGGCCGTGGCCCTGGCCCAGGCGGTGAACTATGACTCGGCCGGCACGGTCGAGTTCGTCGCCGGTCAGGACAAGAGCTTCTACTTTCTGGAGATGAACACCCGGCTGCAGGTCGAGCATCCGGTGACGGAGTTGATTACGGGCGTCGATCTGGTCGAACAGATGATCCGTTCGGCCTGGGGCGAGACGCTGGCCTTCGAGCAGAAGGACCTGAAGATCGACGGCTGGGCCATCGAGAGCCGCATCTACGCCGAGGATCCGTATCGCGGCTTCCTGCCGTCCATCGGGCGGCTGGTTCGCTACGAGCAACCCGAAGAAGGCGATCAGGGGGACTATACGGTCAGAAACGATTCGGGCGTCCGCGAGGGCGACGAGATCAGCATGTTCTACGATCCCATGATCGCAAAACTGTGCGCCTGGGGCGAGACGCGTGAGGCGGCGGTCGAGGGCATGGCCCGCGCGCTGGAGGACACCCACCTGTCGGGCCTGGGCCACAATGTGCCCTTCCTGGCGGCGGTGATGGACCAGGACCGGTTCAAGTCGGGCAATCTGTCGACCAGCTATATCAAGGATGAGTTTCCGGACGGCTTTAACGGCCTGCGCCCGACGCAGGACCAGGAGCGCGTCCTGATCGCCTCGGCCCTGGCGATGCACGAGGTGATCGCCGAGCAGGACGGCGACCCGTCGGAGCGCACCGACTGGATCGTGATGATCGACAAGACCCCGCATGGCGTCGGCCTGTCCTATGACGAGGACGAGGAGATGATCCTGACCCTGACGGGCGGCGGCGACATCCGCCTGTCGGACATCGACTGGCGACCGGGCCTGGCCCAGTTCAAGGCCGAGCTGGACGGCGAGGCCTTCACCGCTGAGGTCAAGCGCATCGCCGACGGCTTCGACATCCGCCACCGCGCGGCCAAGGCGCGGGTGCGGGTGCTGCGGCCCCACGTCGCCGAACTGTATGCGCGCCTGCCGGAAAAGGTCGCGGCGGACACCTCCAAGATGGTGCTGTCGCCGATGCCGGGGCTGGTGGTCTCGATCCCGGTGGTCGTGGGCCAGGAGGTCAAGACCGGCGAGACGGTGGCCATCATCGAGGCCATGAAGATGCAGAACATCCTGAAGGCCGAGCGCGACGGGGTGGTGAAGGCCGTCGGCGCCAAGGACGGCGATCCGGTGGCGGCGGACGACGTGCTGGTGGAGTTCGGTTGA
- a CDS encoding TIR domain-containing protein produces the protein MSDSQGDQLLAAASKLDKSRERFDALVTSDGPLARLGDEAELVQRSWSGSSLGYHSRVYYEGLVVPPSGARFDAEWGLNDTFSNTMRGDWMEYSGPEVVSAIEMRAGNPNLSEIEDALSQLAKDVQSAKSDALSILSVEMSNGADTYLTSIQEKIGRIRARSAIEFQRMMVSDRQILTRDSAAVSEGIKIAPHQVVMARVASLAQPLKQAEELSVLMKQAGSHLVRLRKTNQKASLVGTNVFIGHGRSSVWRDLKDFLGERLRLPYDEFNRVPVAGFTNIARLSEMLDSAAIAFIVLTAEDEQADGAMHARQNVIHEAGLFQGRLGFSRAIIVLEEGCEEFSNVQGLGQIRFPKGNIQAKFEEIRQVLEREGLLG, from the coding sequence ATGAGTGATTCACAAGGTGATCAGCTTCTGGCTGCGGCTTCTAAGCTAGATAAAAGTCGCGAACGTTTTGACGCGCTTGTTACCAGTGATGGCCCACTAGCGCGGCTAGGTGACGAAGCGGAGCTAGTGCAGCGTTCTTGGAGCGGTTCGTCGCTCGGCTATCATTCTCGTGTCTACTATGAGGGTCTTGTAGTGCCGCCATCCGGCGCTCGATTTGATGCCGAGTGGGGGCTGAACGATACTTTCAGCAATACGATGCGTGGCGATTGGATGGAGTATTCGGGACCTGAGGTCGTCTCGGCAATCGAAATGCGCGCAGGCAACCCTAATCTGTCGGAAATAGAAGATGCATTATCTCAGCTGGCTAAGGATGTTCAATCCGCAAAGAGTGATGCACTGTCAATTTTGTCGGTCGAGATGTCTAACGGTGCTGACACCTATCTAACCAGCATTCAGGAGAAAATCGGGCGCATAAGGGCAAGGTCTGCTATAGAATTTCAAAGAATGATGGTGTCCGACCGTCAAATTTTGACACGAGACAGCGCGGCTGTATCTGAAGGCATCAAAATAGCGCCACACCAAGTTGTCATGGCGAGAGTTGCAAGCTTAGCTCAGCCCTTGAAGCAGGCAGAAGAATTGTCGGTCTTGATGAAGCAGGCCGGATCTCATTTAGTTAGGTTAAGAAAAACGAACCAGAAGGCATCTTTGGTGGGCACCAATGTATTCATTGGGCATGGCCGGTCTTCGGTCTGGCGTGACTTGAAAGATTTCTTGGGGGAGAGGCTTCGTCTTCCATACGACGAGTTCAACAGAGTTCCCGTTGCAGGGTTCACAAACATTGCGCGGCTATCGGAAATGCTCGATTCGGCCGCGATCGCTTTCATAGTGCTTACTGCTGAGGATGAGCAGGCAGACGGTGCCATGCATGCCCGCCAGAATGTGATTCATGAAGCTGGGCTGTTCCAAGGGCGATTGGGGTTCTCGCGAGCGATCATTGTTCTTGAAGAAGGGTGTGAGGAGTTCTCGAACGTTCAAGGGCTTGGGCAGATTCGGTTTCCGAAGGGGAACATCCAGGCCAAGTTTGAAGAGATCAGACAAGTTCTAGAGCGTGAAGGCCTGCTTGGCTGA